The stretch of DNA AGGGCAGGCTTGCCAGAGCTGTAGGCTGACTTAACCATTCCTGCTCCGCCAGTAGCTAAGATGAGTGATATATTCGGGTGATTCATTAGCTGCTGAGTTGCTTCCAATGAAGGCTTATCAATCCACTGGATACAATTCTCCGGAGCCCCCGCCATTATAGCAGCATCTCTTAAGACTCGGGCTGCTTCACTGCTGCATTTTTGTGCAGATGGATGGAAGGCGAAAATGATTGGGTTTCGCGTCTTGATTGAAATAAGCGCCTTGAACATGGTTGTCGAAGTTGGATTCGTTACCGGTGTTACCCCCGCAATGACCCCAACAGGCTCGACAATTTCATAGATTCCTTCATGTTCATTTTTATGTATAATTCCAACCGTTTTATCGTATTTAATATTGTGATACACATATTCTGTTGCAAACATATTTTTAATAATTTTGTCTTCATATACACCTCGGCCTGTTTCTTCAACAGCGAGTTTGGCAAGAGGCATATGCTGATCGAGACCCGCTAATGCCATTTGCTTGACGATGTGATCAATCTTTTCCTGATCATAATCTTGAAACTCTTTTAAAGCCTCCTGACCATTCTTTACAAGAAGATCGATCATGTTTGTTTCAGCCTTTTTTTCATTTAATGCTTTTTCTTTAACCGCCATTGTCTATTCACCTCATTTGTGAAATGTTTCACATAAAATTTAAAAAAAAATTAAATCTCAAACAAGTCCTTCGTATATGTTTTTAAATCAGCTGAAAAAGCTTTCCATTCACAGATCATCATTCATTATCACTCCTTTAAGCTTTTATATTTTTAGAATATCATGGAAAAAATACAATAGTTTGTGAAGTATTGAACAAATGATGAATATTAATAAAAAATTATATCCCCCATGATATAACTTGGCTGCTTGTTGCAGGCAAAAAATGCAGAGGATAGCCAACCTAAACAATATAATAAATAATTTCAAAGGCGGTAGAGCCAGTTTGATATATTGTCAAATTTTCTTATCTTTAATTTTTATCAAATATGTTATACTATATAAAAAAAGTATAACTTATTTACAGTTTATCTATAAAATATAACACACTTATTATCGTGAAGAGGGTGATAATGATTAAGCTATCTAATCGCCAGGATGAAATCCTTCAAATCGTAAAGCGAAGCGGACCAATAACGGGGAACGAAATTGCAAAGAAGCTTTCGGTTTCAAGGGCAGCGTTAAGACCAGATCTCGCTATTTTAACGAGATCCGGTAATTTAGATGCAAGACCTCGAGTTGGTTATTTTTATAATGAAGAATTTCGAATGATGGCTCAGTCGGAACAGTTTATCAAACAAAAAGTAAAGGATTTTAAAGCGCATCCGATTGTCGTTGAAACATCAACTTCTGCTTATGATGCCATTGTCCAGTTATTTTTAGAGGATGTTGGTACACTTTATGCAGTTGATTCAGAGGGCCATTTGGCTGGTGTTGTTTCACGGAAGGATTTACTAAGGGCTGCGCTCGGAAATAGGGATCTTCAAGAAGTGCCTGTAAGTGTGATCATGACGAGGATGCCGAATATTACTACCATTTATCCCGAAGAAACCTTGCTAGAGGCGGCAAAGAAAATGATTAATTATCATATTGATTCCTTGCCTGTAGTAAAGGAAGTAAAAGGGGAAAAAAATAAATATTTATTATTAGGACGAATCACGAAAACGACGATAACACGAGGTTATTTAGAATTAATTGAAGGCAAATAAGACTCAGGGGAGGTGCTGAAATATTGGAACGGAAAGAAGTGGTCTATGTAGTTTCTGACTCGGTTGGAGAAACGGCTGAATTTGTTGTAAAAGCAGTGGCAACACAGTTTAACGGAGGACAAATTGAAATTCGCCGAAATTCATATGTGGATGACATTGAAGATATTGAAGATGTCATTATGTTAGCTAATAAAGATTATTCGATAATTGCTTATACAATTGTCATTCCTGCATTAAAGGAATATTTAGACAAAAGAGCAAGAGAAGAGGGGATATTAGCGGTTGATTTGCTTAATCCATTAATGAATGCGTTTGAAACTAGGTTTAACAAAGTGCCTCATCATAGTCCCGGATTAATGCGAAAATTGGACGAAGAATATTTTAGAAAAATCGAAGCAATTGAATTCGCCGTGAAATATGATGATGGACGTGACCCAAGAGGAATTACAAAGGCAGATATTGTTTTAATTGGTGTTTCAAGGACTTCAAAAACGCCATTATCAATGTACTTGGCGCATAAACGGTTTAAAGTCGCAAATGTTCCGCTAGTTCCAGAGGTTCCGCCACCGGATGAATTATTCGAAATCCCCAGAAAGAATTGTATTGGCTTGATCATTTCTCCGGATAAATTAAATGACATACGCAAAGAACGGCTAAAGGCTTTAGGATTAGGTTCACAAGCAAATTATGCAAGCTATGAGCGGATCCTTGACGAACTAGATTATGCTGAAAAAATCATGAAGCGTGTAGGCTGTCCTATTATCAATGTATCAAATAAGGCAGTAGAAGAAACGGCTGGATTAATTTTAGAAGTGTTAAAAAAAGAGAGGAGCTTTTAATCATGAGAAAATTTGTTTATTTATTTCATGAAGGTCAAGGGAATATGAAAGATTTACTTGGAGGGAAAGGAGCAAATCTAGCTGAAATGACTAGAATTGGCTTACCGGTCCCATATGGCTTTACGATTACAACAGAAGCTTGTAATGCTTACTATGAAGCTGAAAAAACAATACCTTCTTTAGTAGAACAGCAGACTCTTGAAGCTCTAAGTCGTTTAGAAGAGAAAATGGGCAAAAAGCTTGGAGACTCTGAAAACCCATTCTTTGTTTCTGTACGCTCAGGTTCTGTTTTCTCAATGCCTGGTATGATGGATACGATATTAAATCTTGGTATGAATGATGAAACTGTTATCGGATTGGGGAAATTAACGAATAATCCACGGTTTGCATACGATTCTTACCGCCGTTTCATTCAAATGTTCAGTAATGTTGTTCTAGAAATCGATACTTTTTATTTCGAGCAATTATTAGAAGAAGTGCGTGAGCAAAAGGGTTACTCCTCTGACCCTGAATTAACGGCTGAAGATTGGAAAGAAGTCATTGCAGGCTATAAGGAAATTGTAAAAAAACATATGAGAAAAGCATTCCCACAAGATCCAAAGGAACAGCTTTTTCTTGCTATTAATGCGGTGTTTAATTCTTGGAATAATCAGCGTGCCATTGTTTACCGCCGTCTGAATAAAATTCCTGACCATCTTGGAACTGCTGTGAATATTCAAAGTATGGTATTTGGAAACATGGGGAATGACTCGGGTACTGGAGTTGCTTTTACAAGAAATCCATCGACTGGTGAACGAAAGCTTTATGGTGAATATTTAATCAATGCCCAAGGAGAAGACGTCGTTGCAGGTATTCGTACACCGCAACCGATTGCTACTTTACAGAATGAAATGCCAGACGTTTATAAGCAATTTACAGATACATGTCATCTTCTTGAACAACATTATCAAGAAATGCAGGATATCGAGTTTACGGTAGAACGCGGCAAGCTTTTCATTCTCCAAACACGTAATGGCAAGCGTACTGCACAAGCAGCTATTCGGATTGCGGTAGAGATGGTAGATGAAGGAATTATTGATAAAAAGAGTGCTCTCCTTCGTGTGGACCCTGATCAATTAAATCAGCTTCTTCATCGCCGTATCGATGATTCTGTCCAAAAAGCCATTTTAGCAAAGGGATTGCCTGCATCTCCGGGTGCTGCTACTGGTCAGGTTGTCTTCGATGCTGATGAAGCAGAACAATTAGCGAATGAAGGCAAAAAGGTGATCCTTGTCCGACCAGAAACCACACCAGATGATATTCATGGCATTGTGGCTTCACAAGCCATTTTAACAAGCCGCGGTGGGATGACAAGTCATGCAGCGGTTGTTGCCAGAGGAATGGGAAAAGCTTGTATTTGTGGATGCGAGGCAATAAAAATTGATTTAAGAGCGAAACAATTTGTGGTTGGTGAAACTGTCGTTCATTATGGAGATATTATTACAATTGATGGTTCTACTGGTGAAATTATTCTAGGGGAAGTACCAATGATTGATCCAGAACTATCCGATGAATTCCAACGTTTACTGGCTTGGGCGGATGAAGAACGTAAACTTGGCGTTCGTGCTAATGCTGATACTCCAGAAGATGCGAAGAAAGCCTTTGAATTTGGTGCAGGTGGAATTGGATTATGCCGTACGGAACATATGTTTATGGACCTGAAACGAATTCCAATTGTTCAAAAAATGATTTTAGCGGAAAATACCAAAGAGAGAATGGAAGCACTTGAACAGCTTTTACCAATGCAGCAAGGCGATTTTGAAGGGATTTTTGAAGCGATGCAAGGATACCCAGTCACAGTTCGCTTACTAGATCCGCCTCTTCATGAATTTTTACCTCAAAAAGAGGAGCTTTTGGTTGAAGTAACAAGGTTACAAATATTAGACCCACAATCAAAGGAATTGAAGAAAAAAGAGCAGTTGCTGAAAAAGGTGCGCCAATTGGATGAGTATAATCCAATGCTAGGTCTTCGCGGCTGCCGCCTTGGAATGATGCATCCAGAAATCTATGAAATGCAGGCAAAGGCAATTTTTTATGCTGCCGCAAAGCTAGCTGAAAGAGAAATTGAAGTTCAGCCAGAAATCATGATCCCGCTAGTAGGTCATGTGAATGAATTACAGCAAATGCGCCAGGTAGTTATTGACGCTGCTCATTTTGTACAAGAAGAAACAGGTAAAGCAATTGAGTATACGGTCGGTACGATGATTGAAATTCCACGTGCTGCATTAACAGCTGACCAAATTGCAGAGGAAGCGGACTTCTTCTCATTTGGTACAAATGATTTAACGCAAACGACATTCGGCTACAGCCGTGATGATGCAGAAGGTAAATTCCTACAGGCCTATATTGAAAACAAAGTTCTTCCAGAAAATCCATTCGCCGTACTTGATCAGAATGGTGTCGGAAAGCTTGTTGAAACAGGTGTAAAACTAGGACGTACAACAAAACCTAAGCTAAAAACAGGTATTTGTGGAGAACATGGCGGCGAGAAGAGTTCCATTGAGTTCTGCTACAAAACTGGTTTAGATTATGTAAGCTGTTCGCCATATCGTGTACCTCTTGCTCGTTTAGCAGCAGCACAAGCAACGATTCGCCATGAGCTTAATAAAGAAGAGGTTTTTACAACAGCATAATTTATCGCAGATTAACGGGCAGTAAGACCCCCACTTCAAGGTTTCAAGAGAATCAAAGAAACCTAAGTGGGGGATCAACTGCCCGTAAAGGCCCGATTGGTTCAACTATCCATCAGTGGGGGATGAAAGAAAGCCCCCACCGATGGAAGTTTCACTTTATCGTAATAAATGTTGATTGACTCTTCTTTGTGTTTTTTATTACTGAGTGGATATTAAAGAGAATAGTAGTCTTAGAAACTTTTTAAAATAATTATTACGGTGCAGAAAAAACCTTGATTGGCATTTAGCCTTTCAAGGTTTTTGTTTTGGGTAATTTTATGCTAGTTTCTTTAGATTATATTACTAATTTCCTATTTTTGTATAATAAGAGGTACAAATTTTGGTAATAATGTAAAATAAAACTTGTATAAAAGAAAGGTCAGAACTAATCTTAAGCTGCTGGAAAAATACAGAGGAGCTGATCCTCAAGTTCACTCTTTTGTCGTAGTCAAATAAGGAGGGAATCAATATTAAGAAGCTTCTATACGGAATCATTATGCTGTCAATTATGCTCACAGCTTGTTCTCAAAAGGATAATCAATCGGTTAAATCTCAAACGACTGAACCAAAACAGGTGGAAAAAGAAACGGAGGATAAATACGTTTCAAAAGAAGTTAAGTATTATGAAATCGAGAACCCTGGCCGAGAGTTAATGGATATTGAAAAAGAATTGCTTCGATATCCTGGTATATACAGTGGTGATCAATACGATGAGGAAAAAGTGAAAGAGGCATTGGATCAATTACCTGATCATTTAACGAAAGAGCAATATATGGAGGAACTGATTTATTTGCTTTCTGAGGATTATCATAAAGAAATGGAAACTCTCATTCATTTTGACTCGTCAGTTAATGTTGATATTGAACGTCCAGATGAGGCGGTTAATGCTCCAACTTTGAAGACCGCTCATTACGCGATATTAATTGATGCAAGTGGGAGTATGAAAGCGCCATCTGGCAATAAATCAAGAATGGAAGCAGCCAAAGCAGCTGTTTTAGAATTTGCTGAGCAAATCCCAGAACATGCAACAATATCACTGCGTGTTTATGGTCACAAAGGGTCAGGAAGTAATTCAGATAAGAAATTATCATGCAGCAGTTCGGAGAATTTTTACAATGGAAATTTTGATCAATCGAAGTTTAATGAAGCATTGAACAAAGTAAAACCAGTTGGATGGACTCCTATTGCCCTTGCATTGGAAACAGTTAAAGAAGATATTCCAGAAAATACGGAAGATGTTATCGTATACGTCGTAAGTGATGGAATCGAAACATGCGACGGTGATCCTGCTCAAGCAGCTAAGGATTTAGTTTCTGCTGACATTGAAACAGTCGTAAATATCATTGGATTTGATGTGGACAATGAAGGGCAAAAATTGTTAAAAGAAGTAGCGAGTGCAGGAAAAGGAGAATTTACTTATGTAAATTCTGAACGTGACTTAAAAAGGTATCTGAGAGCTCAATACGAAGAAATTCAGAGGAATTGGCTTGAGTGGAAGGAAGCAGGAAAATCGCAAGCTATAGAAATAAAAGAAGAAAAGAAAAAGCTTTCAATTGATACAAAAGAAAGCATGAAAGAAAAAAGCATTCGAGAAAAAGAGCGGATGAAATTGGCTCAGGCCCATTTGAAGGAAAGATTTGAAGATTATAATCATCCAGCTGCCAATATGTTTTCCATGATCGTTGATTATGGAGATGCAAAATGGAGATATGCAGTAGATACGGGTAACCAAGCTTGGAGTGAAAGCGTAGACAATG from Cytobacillus dafuensis encodes:
- a CDS encoding helix-turn-helix transcriptional regulator, with protein sequence MIKLSNRQDEILQIVKRSGPITGNEIAKKLSVSRAALRPDLAILTRSGNLDARPRVGYFYNEEFRMMAQSEQFIKQKVKDFKAHPIVVETSTSAYDAIVQLFLEDVGTLYAVDSEGHLAGVVSRKDLLRAALGNRDLQEVPVSVIMTRMPNITTIYPEETLLEAAKKMINYHIDSLPVVKEVKGEKNKYLLLGRITKTTITRGYLELIEGK
- a CDS encoding pyruvate, water dikinase regulatory protein; translated protein: MERKEVVYVVSDSVGETAEFVVKAVATQFNGGQIEIRRNSYVDDIEDIEDVIMLANKDYSIIAYTIVIPALKEYLDKRAREEGILAVDLLNPLMNAFETRFNKVPHHSPGLMRKLDEEYFRKIEAIEFAVKYDDGRDPRGITKADIVLIGVSRTSKTPLSMYLAHKRFKVANVPLVPEVPPPDELFEIPRKNCIGLIISPDKLNDIRKERLKALGLGSQANYASYERILDELDYAEKIMKRVGCPIINVSNKAVEETAGLILEVLKKERSF
- the ppdK gene encoding pyruvate, phosphate dikinase; its protein translation is MRKFVYLFHEGQGNMKDLLGGKGANLAEMTRIGLPVPYGFTITTEACNAYYEAEKTIPSLVEQQTLEALSRLEEKMGKKLGDSENPFFVSVRSGSVFSMPGMMDTILNLGMNDETVIGLGKLTNNPRFAYDSYRRFIQMFSNVVLEIDTFYFEQLLEEVREQKGYSSDPELTAEDWKEVIAGYKEIVKKHMRKAFPQDPKEQLFLAINAVFNSWNNQRAIVYRRLNKIPDHLGTAVNIQSMVFGNMGNDSGTGVAFTRNPSTGERKLYGEYLINAQGEDVVAGIRTPQPIATLQNEMPDVYKQFTDTCHLLEQHYQEMQDIEFTVERGKLFILQTRNGKRTAQAAIRIAVEMVDEGIIDKKSALLRVDPDQLNQLLHRRIDDSVQKAILAKGLPASPGAATGQVVFDADEAEQLANEGKKVILVRPETTPDDIHGIVASQAILTSRGGMTSHAAVVARGMGKACICGCEAIKIDLRAKQFVVGETVVHYGDIITIDGSTGEIILGEVPMIDPELSDEFQRLLAWADEERKLGVRANADTPEDAKKAFEFGAGGIGLCRTEHMFMDLKRIPIVQKMILAENTKERMEALEQLLPMQQGDFEGIFEAMQGYPVTVRLLDPPLHEFLPQKEELLVEVTRLQILDPQSKELKKKEQLLKKVRQLDEYNPMLGLRGCRLGMMHPEIYEMQAKAIFYAAAKLAEREIEVQPEIMIPLVGHVNELQQMRQVVIDAAHFVQEETGKAIEYTVGTMIEIPRAALTADQIAEEADFFSFGTNDLTQTTFGYSRDDAEGKFLQAYIENKVLPENPFAVLDQNGVGKLVETGVKLGRTTKPKLKTGICGEHGGEKSSIEFCYKTGLDYVSCSPYRVPLARLAAAQATIRHELNKEEVFTTA
- a CDS encoding vWA domain-containing protein, giving the protein MLSIMLTACSQKDNQSVKSQTTEPKQVEKETEDKYVSKEVKYYEIENPGRELMDIEKELLRYPGIYSGDQYDEEKVKEALDQLPDHLTKEQYMEELIYLLSEDYHKEMETLIHFDSSVNVDIERPDEAVNAPTLKTAHYAILIDASGSMKAPSGNKSRMEAAKAAVLEFAEQIPEHATISLRVYGHKGSGSNSDKKLSCSSSENFYNGNFDQSKFNEALNKVKPVGWTPIALALETVKEDIPENTEDVIVYVVSDGIETCDGDPAQAAKDLVSADIETVVNIIGFDVDNEGQKLLKEVASAGKGEFTYVNSERDLKRYLRAQYEEIQRNWLEWKEAGKSQAIEIKEEKKKLSIDTKESMKEKSIREKERMKLAQAHLKERFEDYNHPAANMFSMIVDYGDAKWRYAVDTGNQAWSESVDNGNQEWSNYVDEGNKKINETIDKKNKK